From the genome of Bacillus marinisedimentorum:
ATTGAGAATGTAGTCAAGTTCATCAAAGGCAACTTTGCCAAGAACAGAGTCTTCTTTAATTTGGAAAGTTGGAATGAGAAATGTCTTGCCTGGCTTGAAAGGACAGGCAACCAAAATGTACATAACACCACAAAAAAGAGACCGGCAGAAGTGCACGCCCTGGAAAAGCAACACTTACAACCAGTCTCATCCCTGCTCTCTTTCGAGAACGACTTCAGTACCAGTATAACAAGGGCTGTACATAAGGACAATGTAATTAAATACAAATCAAACCGATACTCCTTGCCGCTAGGAACCTTCCGGCCAAAGGGAGACAATACAGTCTATGTGGAAGTTAAAGAGAATGAGCTAATTATCAGAGCGACTCCGCAAGGAGACATCCTTGCACGTCATCGTTTGGGTTTGGGAAAAGGAGAATTAATTAAGAACCGAAATCACGGAAGAGACCGCTCCAAAGGAATTGACGCTTACAAGGAAACCGTTATACGGCAGTTATCTAATTCTGAAGAAGCAAAGCAATTCATCCAAGAGGTTGGCTACAGATATCCAAGATATATGAGAGACCAACTCCAAGTCATTCAACATACGATTAACCAATATAGGCATGTCATTGATGAAGCCCTTACCCAATGCGTAAGAGACCACCTTTGGAGTGCGAATGATCTTCGAGATGTCGCTCAACACCTCCATCGATTAACAGAAAATAAGCTAATCCCATCCCCTCCATTCCAGGAAATTAAGACTCCCCCCGCAGTAAAAGCCACTGCACAAACGAGGGATCTGACAAC
Proteins encoded in this window:
- the istA gene encoding IS21 family transposase, translating into MEKLALYIEVNQLKKRGFKIAAISKKLGISRNTVYKYLEMSFDEATEWVSTLKTRSKKLDPYQDLILTWLKEHPDLSSAQIEDWLKEKVPTIEVGSSTLRSYVSEMRDTYHIPKVIRVRDHEAVEELPMGMQVQVDWGEMKVKATQNKEVKLYFISFVLSNSRYKYVEWQDRPFTTRDTIRCHENAFQYLGGMPEEMVYDQDHLITVNENAGDIILTGDFQAYKQERGFRVYLCRKSDPQSKGKIENVVKFIKGNFAKNRVFFNLESWNEKCLAWLERTGNQNVHNTTKKRPAEVHALEKQHLQPVSSLLSFENDFSTSITRAVHKDNVIKYKSNRYSLPLGTFRPKGDNTVYVEVKENELIIRATPQGDILARHRLGLGKGELIKNRNHGRDRSKGIDAYKETVIRQLSNSEEAKQFIQEVGYRYPRYMRDQLQVIQHTINQYRHVIDEALTQCVRDHLWSANDLRDVAQHLHRLTENKLIPSPPFQEIKTPPAVKATAQTRDLTTYVEIMGGLRQ